The genomic interval GTGCTCGTTGACGATCCAGCGCCGCATGCGCTCCGCGTTTTCGGGGGTGAGGTTGTTCAGCATCGCGTGCTCCGCGCCCGTGATGTGACCGTTCCGCAACAGGTCGGCCGCGGTTGTAGGGTTGTTGCCGGCGGCGACGTCGTTCAACGCCGTTATCATGTCGTTCTTGGCCTCCCGAGCCGTCCCGCGCCGCATATACCGCTCCACGAAAGCGGTCTGTGCACCGGCGTTCGTTCCGCCGTCCAGATCGATACCGCCGCGCCTGGTGCGCCGGTATACCCGGACGGCTTGGCGCAGGGTTGCGTAGTCGGCGGCGACCTCTTCCGCATCGATCCTGCCGAAGGGCTGTCCGGACTGCGCTCGGTTCAGATAGGCGATAGAGGAGTTCTGCGCGCGCTGCACGGAAGCCACCATGAGCGAAAGGTCGGCGTCGGTGAATGCCTCGTTCTTACTCATCGTCTCGACGATCTGTCGGGAACGTGCCCCGTACAGCGCCATCTTCTCGTTCTTGCCGCCTGCACGGCGGTGTGCGCCCAAGACGTCGGCGACGGTGCCGCCGGCGTCCAGTACACCCTGGACACCCGCCGCGGTGCCGCGGATGGTATCCATGCCCCCGTAGACCTCGGCGTCCAGGCCGTACTGTTGACCAATCTGTTGCCACTTCAGGTAGGACGCGTTGTACATGCCGTCCAGGCCACCCATCCGGGTCTCGTCCACCCAGACGCCTCCCTGCGCCCTGGCCATCTGCGCCTTCAGCCGGGACTGCGGATGGAACGACCCGGGCAGGCCGCCCAGCAGCCATTCCGTCAGCGGTGAGTTGGCCACGGTGCTCACCGCGGCGAATGTGGCCAGACCGTGCAGGTGGTGATCGGTGCCCACCTGCCCCATCCCGATAGCTCGGCCGCCGCCGCCACCGCCGCCACCGCCTCCTCGTCCCAACGCCCCCTGTGTGGCGAGGGCGAACCGGTTGGCGACCCAGTCGTTGCCGTGATCCAGGCTGTCACTCAGCTTGCTCAACTGCATGATCGCGACGATCATCACCACCGCGCCTATGAAGAAGACCGCCATCTGCTGGCCCTGCGCCTGATGGAACAGATTGCCCAGGAACAACACGTAAAAGCCCAGAAACACGGTATAGGCGGCCATCTTCCCGGCCGCGATGAATCCGTCGGCGACATTGCGGATCAGGAAGGTCTGGGTCGGGCCGTAGATGAAGCCACCCGCCGCGAACCCGACGATCGACATGAACCCGTGGTAGATCGCGTCCAGCGCCGCCTTGATGACCTTGAGCGAAAGATACACCGCGAACAACAACAGTACCCCGCCGCAGAGCAGCAGGATCAACCCCGCACCGATCTGGCTCACCGAGGCGTCGCTGGCGGCGGCATACGCCGCAGAATCGCCACAAGCCTTCATACCGTTCTTGATTCGCTCACCGCTGCCGGAATTGATGCCTGCCGACCACATGGCTTCGCAGCCGGGTCGTTGATCGACGATGTGACCGAAGTTCCAGACCTGCAACGGCCGCCGCGCGAAATTATCGGCGAGATCGGCCTGCATGGTTTCCACCAGTGCGGTCGGATCGGGATTCCCATTGCCGTTGAGCCCAGCGGCCACCGTAATACCCAGGTTGCGTCCCTGCGCGAGCCATCCGTTGGAGCCCAATACCTCACCGAGCGGCTCGGACAGAAACAGCGTGCCCACGATCGCGACTACGAGCATGGTCACGACCTGCAACGTCGCCTTGGTGTAGAAACCCCGACCGACGAAATACGCGACGAAAAAGGCCCCGACCGTCGCCGCCGTGATCAACATGAGCGGGGTGGCGAGCTGCCCGGTGAGATTGACCGCCACACCGTGCAGCGCCGAGCTGAAGGCATCGAGCCACCGGAAACTCAGCGCCCATCCGATCAACCAGATCGAAGAGGTGACAAGCACACTCCAGCCCGCGAACTCCAGATTGATGATGATGGATATACCCGTGTTCACCGGCTCGAACAGACTGCCGCGGTCGGTCACCAGCTGGTATCGCGACAGCGGCACCCCGCTGGAATCGTGAATGTTCATCCAGCTCAGACCGCTGTTGCCGGGTTCGGTGTGGCTCGTCTCGGTATCGGTGATCGTGCTGGTTTGCGCCGTCGCGACCGCCCCGATGATCATCGGGAATACGACCAGCAACAGCACGGTCACTGTAGACCACACGGTCCACCAACGCCGCCGCGTGACGGCGGTCCACCCCACGAACCGCCGCCACAGCGCCGAGGGACGCCAGTGACGGCTGTCGAACAGCGCCAGCTGCCAGGCCAGTAGCCTGTGTTCGTCCTCCACCCGGCGATCGAGACCGCCGATCGCGCTCATGACACAGCCTGCCGTTCCGGCACCATTTTCCGAATCACCTCGGGCGTACTGCCGATCGCCTCGGCACGATCCTCCCGGGCGGGTCCGAGGATTTTGCCCCGGCCGATCCGATTGAGGGCGTCGCGCATGAACATCTCACCGCGTCGCTCCTCGGGCACCTGCCGCCCCTGCCCGACCGGCGGCGATGTCTCCTCGCGCAGCACCTGGAGCAGGAACGGCGCCTCGTTCAAATCCACGCCCAGCCATTCGAGGCTGTTGCGAGCCAGCGTCTCGTCGCGCTGCCGGAACACGAAACGGTTCGGGATCAGGTTGTGCGCCGCGCCCTGGAAGTCGGTGGCCGGGTCGTGTGACGCCAGTCCGATCGCGGCCAGGTGCTTGCGGCCGTCACGGCTGAAGTCCGAGGTCACCGCGCCACCGACCTGAGTCTGGGTGAAGTGGTGCGCCTCGTCCCCCACCAAGAGCCCGAATCGTCCGTTGTCGGTGAGGAACGCGTCGCGGGCCGCGACGCCCACCAGCTCGTACAGCGCGGTGCCGAGTCGCTTGGTCAGCGGCAACCGGTTGTACAGGTGCGGGGTGGTGAGTTCCTCCGCGGACGGCAGCGTCAGGTTGTGGCTGCGAACCACGGTGGCCGCGGCGTCCAGCCGCAGCGTGGGCAGCCTGGGATCGAACAGCACCGGCATCCGGTCCACGATGGTGCCCAGCCGGGCGGCCAGATCGGCGTACTCCTCCCCGTACCGGCCCTCGTCGCGCATCCGGCGCACCACATGGAACAGATCGAGCATGCTGCGAATGCCGTGTTCCTCGATGCCCTTCTGGCTCAGCAGGTTTCCCATCGCCGCGCCCGCGCCGCTGGTCGGCGAGAGATCCAGCAGCGGCAGGATCGAGTCGAGCGCGCGCTCGCCCGCCACGCGCCGCGGAAACAGCCGCAACGGATCGAGCGAGACCGACGGATTGCTCAGGTCGATCACCACCGCGTCATCGATGGACGACGCGAAATGCTCCCACTCCCCCACCTGACTGCGGTCGATGGCGAGGAACTGCCCGCCCATGTCGTGGACCAGCACCGCCATCAGTTTCAGGAAGTACGACTTACCCGAGCCCAGCTCGCCGGTGACCGCGAACGAGGCCGACAGGTCGTGCAGTGCCGCTTCCATGATCCCGAAATGAATCGGCTCGAAATTGCCCGACAGCAGATTGACACCGATCACCGGCCCGCTGTCGTCGCCGATCTGGCTCGTGGTGAACGGAACGAATCCGGCCCACATGTCCGACGGGACGATATGCGCGAAGTCTTCGTACGCGCGCCGGGGCGGGCTGCCGGGAATCATCATCGACCACAGATCGACCTGCGCGCCCAGCGGCGTGGTCATCTCGACCTGAAAACGCTTGTAGCGCCGCTTGATCTTGTTCACCGCGTCCATCGTCGCCTCGTGCGACGGGCTGCCGACGGCGATCACAGTGGTGAACGAGACCTCCGATTCGCCCCCGTTGACCTCGAAGTGGTGGTTGTATTCACCGAGCGTCTGCGCCTTGGACATCAATGTGTTCTGCGCGAAGGAGACCTCCTGGTCGCGCTGATCCATCTGCTCGCCCAGCCGGCGCAGATTCAGTTCGTTGTTCTTGAGCACCTGCTCGGCGGGCTTGGTCGACACCCGGATGCCCCAGTCGACGGTGACGTCGTCGAAGCCCTCCAGCACCGCGAGAAATTCGCTGCCGCCGGGGAAGGTCATGCCCGCGTAGGGGAACGAGTGCGGTGTGATCATCGCCTGATACGAAGGCCAGTAATCGAATTCGGGCTGGACGACCTTGATCACGGGAACGAAGGAGGGCCGCAGTCGCCGCTTGCTGTCGGACTGGGCGCCCTCGTCGAGCGCCGCGGAGCGGAACACCGCCGCGGTCGCGTCGTCCAGGATCCCGGCCCGGGTCGGGGCGACCGGATCGCCGCCCGCGCCGCGCGACAGATAGTGCTCCCACAGCCACTGGAACAGCGAGGCAGGCACGGGCGTCGGCTCGAAGTCGGCGCCGATCCGCGACAGGATCTCCTTCGCCTTCTGGTCGTACTGTTCGAGATCGCCGCGAGAGATCATCGACGTGTCCACGGTCGTGGCACTGCCACGCCATACTCGCGACAGGCCGGAGATGGCCGAACCGGTGGTGCCCACCGGGATGGTGAGCAGATGCAGCCGGGTCTGCGGCGAGATCGCACGCACCCGCTCGTAGGAGGAGACGACCTCGAGCGCGTAATCCTCGCACTCGTCGAGATCGACGCCCTCGACCATTTTGCTCAGCACGTCGAGCGTATTGAGCCGAGCTTGAATTCCCAGCAGCAGCGAACCGCTGGGCAAATTGTTTATCAGTGCGTGGTGCGCGGCCTTCACATCGTATTTATCGCTCTCCTTGCGGAGACCGTAGCCGAGCGGAGTGATGAAATACGTCGCGGTGACGAGACCGGAATGCGTGAATTGGAGGTTGCCCCGAATAGCCGCGGTGGGCTGCAGCTCCCGCTCGAATGCCATCAACCCTGCCCTTCAACCGATACGCCGCCACCGTTCGAGCTCGACACCCGCTTGGACACGGCACTCCATTTTTCGACAATGCTCGCCGCCGGCTCGTACACCGTCGTCGGCGTTTCGGCCACCTCGACCGCGAGGCTCTCCCGATCGGGAAGAATCACCACAACACTCTCCTCGATGAACATGGTGTGCCGCGCGGATTCCTCGGTCACCGGCATACCGGACGCCGAGACCGGCTTGCGGATGACGAGCAACCGGCCCACCCACAGAATTCGCGAGGTCATCCGCACGCCGGTGTAGGGAATCAGCCCGAGACCGAACACCGCGGCAATGGTCACGATCGTGCCCGTGATGAAGGTGACCGCGGGGTTCAGCGGCAGCGTCATGGCGAATACCGAGGTGATCAGCATGAGCACCACGCCACCCACCACCTGAGGCAAGGTATACGGCCCGAACGGCAGCTTCTGCCCGTTCTGCGCCTTGCCGACCATGGTCGGCACCCGTTTGACCGGGGTGTATACCTTGATCAGCTGACTCAACGATAACTCCCGATCGGGTGATCGGGCACCACGTTGTTGGCGTCGACGCGCGCGTAGTTGATCAAGGTGGGCAGGATCCACAGCAGCACGGCGGCAAGGATTGCCGACCCGGCGACCATCAGGATCTTGCTCGGTGACAGTTTCGACTTCGCACCCTCGGAGATCAGCAGGCCGATGCCGACGATGGCGATGATGATCATCCCGAGCCAGCGCACCGTTTCCAGGATGTACTCGAGGATGATGCCGAGTTGAGTGCCCATGTGACTGCCCTTTCCGGATCAGTTCTGTCGTGCGGGCGGAACCGACACCGTCGTCGACGGCGCGGTCGTGGTGGCCTGCGCGGGAGCCCCGCCGCCCTGAGTCTGGTCGGCCACGATGGTCAGCGGAGTACGCAGCGCGGGAATCGGATCCACGGACTGCACCTGCCATTGGCCGGTGGTGCGCACCAGCGTCAGCGGATAGGCGAGCGTGGGTATCCCGCCCTCGGCGCCCTTGGCGTTGACCGTGGCCAGCACATGCGCCGTGGAACCGGTTGTGCCGCAACCGGAGTCGTCGGAGGTGACCGATGCCGTCTCGACCGAGGTGAACGGCGACGGCGACGGCGCGACGATCTCGGAGTTCAGCACGGTGTAGCGGGACAGATCCCCGTTCCCGGACAGGTACGCCTTCACGAAGCCGGTGGCGACCTGGGTGAGCGGGGTGTCCGCGGCACAGGTCGCGGAGTAGGACAGCGCCAGGTCCCCACCGCGGGCCGGGCGCTCCACGAGGGTGGGTATGGCCAGCGCCCGCAGGCCGTCGGTGACCGACACGGCGACCCGGTAGTACTGGCGCGTCGGCCCGTCCTTACCGGCGGCGGCCGCGCCCGAGGCCCCGCCCAGTTGAACCGACACGGTCACCGACCACACCTCGACGTTGCCCGCCGACACCTTGCGCGCCGCGTGCACCACCTGCGAGTCCGCGATCTGACGATGATTGCTGGGCAACGTGATCTGTTGTCCCGCACTGACATACTGCGCGACGCGCTCCTGCTGATCGGTCGTCGCGGTGAGATAGGTGACCACGAACTCGCGGGCGAAGGACTGCGCCAGCTGCGAGCGGCCGATGATACCGACGGTCGTCTCGTCGGACGGGCCCTTCGGTGGCGTGGAGAACCAACTGAGCACGGCGTGGCCGCCGCCGAGAACGGCCAATACGGCCAGGACGCTGACAACAATATTGTCCCGTCGGCGTCGCGCGGCCATCTGACGAAGCAGTACTTCGCCCGAATCCCCCGATCGCGACTTTGTTCTCACCCTCGAAATAGTAGAGATCGCACTGGTCGGCACCGGCGCACTTTCTTCCCGGTACTGGGAATGCCGGTAATCAGCATGCGGGGCTGCGATTCATGCGCCCGGACAGCCAATGTCGCAGTTGATCATCGTATCCGATCGGGGATCGCGTCGGCTGCGGTTCCAGCGCGTTGCGATGCGGCTCGACCACCGGGGTATCCACCGCGACGCGCACCATCTGCGCGATGGCCAGCGGTCTGCTGGAATAGCCCGGATACGGGTACAGCAGCAGCGATGTCGGCGTGTAGCCGCCGGCGTAGTTGAGCGCCCGCACCGTCACCCCGGCCGTGTCGCCGGTGCGCAGTCGATCGCCGAGTTCGACCAGGCGGGCGCGGTCGTCGGGATGGAACACATCGATCGGCCGGAACAGATAATCCCAGCGAATCCACGGCGCCGGATCGGTGAGCCAGTGCGAAATGCTGGTGTATTCGAGCTGCACGACCGCCAGATGGGTACCGGCGCGCCGATGCGCCTCCCGCAGCCCGACCCGCTCCAGCGTCGGCCACGCCGGGGAGGTGTGCTCGGAGGTGATGTCCTCGATCAGCAACCACGCGCCCCGGGTGCGTTCGTCGTCGCGCACGCGAATCGTGATGCGCCACTGCCCCAGCCGGCCCATGCCGTCGGTCACCGCGACGTCGAACTGCATCTTGCCGCCGGGCTTGGGATCGTAGAGCAGATCCAGCATCTCGGCGTGCCGATCGAACGACGAGATCCGGTGGAACAGTTCCGCGATCGACATCCGCGGCACGTACTCCTCGGGCGCGATGCCCGCCAGCCGCGTGATGCCGCTGGGTTGCTGGAGCGTCTGCGAGTGCAGGTCCCAGATCGCCCCGACCGCGGGACCCGGTGTCGGTGGCATGGACAGGGCAGGGCCGAGCCACAGCCGCACGGCATGGACGTCACCCGCCGGGCCGAAAACGGGCCGCACCTTCAGTACATAGGGCCCGGATCTGGTGGAGATCCGGACATCGGCGTCCTCGGCCTGCTCGCGCGCGGCCTGGATCAGCTCGGCGATGCGGGTCGTGCTGATGGCGTCGTAGCAGGCGGGCATCTTGGCCAGCAACCGCTGGATAGCCCGCTGCCACCCGGCGAACTCGCGCGCCGAATCGCCGACCGACGCCACGGACATCTCTTGCGCGCTCAGGGTCTCGATCGTCACCCATGGGATCACTGCGTCGCTTCGCATGTGCCTGCCCGTACCAGCCCGTTCCTTCGCCTGCATGACCCAGTCGAGCCATGCGTTACTCGAAGTAATGTACCGTTAGATAGTGGCCCATACAATAGGTACTGGTAGGTAAACCGGGACACGGTGTCCTGTCTACGGCTCACAAAAAACCAGAGTCTTAACAGTGCACCAAAACGAACTTAAGGTCCAGTCGACCTCCATGGGGGTGAAGTCGGCGAATTCGCCGAAAATCGTGCAGCCGGTCCGGGCGCGGTCAGTCGCCGTCGGGAGTCATCGCGAGCACGCCGGCGCCCGCCAGCACGCCGACGTCGCCGAGTTCCGATGGCACGACCCGCAGTCCGGTCAGGAAACCGAGCCGGGCGTGGGTGGCCACGGCCGCGCCGATCGCCTTCCACAGCGGCGAGCCGGCCACGGCCAGCGGGCCACCGATCACGACGAGATCGATGTCGAGCAACGGAGCCACGGAGGCGATCACGCGCCCCAGCGCCGTGCCCGTCCGCTCCATCGCGGCCACCGGAATCTCCTCGCCGGCAAGCGCACCGGCAACGAGGTTTTCCGCCGAGCCGCCCGTCCAGCCCTGCCCGGTCGCCCACCGCACCATGGCGTCGGCGCCGGCGACCGCCTCCAGACAGCCT from Nocardia wallacei carries:
- a CDS encoding ATP-binding protein; protein product: MAFERELQPTAAIRGNLQFTHSGLVTATYFITPLGYGLRKESDKYDVKAAHHALINNLPSGSLLLGIQARLNTLDVLSKMVEGVDLDECEDYALEVVSSYERVRAISPQTRLHLLTIPVGTTGSAISGLSRVWRGSATTVDTSMISRGDLEQYDQKAKEILSRIGADFEPTPVPASLFQWLWEHYLSRGAGGDPVAPTRAGILDDATAAVFRSAALDEGAQSDSKRRLRPSFVPVIKVVQPEFDYWPSYQAMITPHSFPYAGMTFPGGSEFLAVLEGFDDVTVDWGIRVSTKPAEQVLKNNELNLRRLGEQMDQRDQEVSFAQNTLMSKAQTLGEYNHHFEVNGGESEVSFTTVIAVGSPSHEATMDAVNKIKRRYKRFQVEMTTPLGAQVDLWSMMIPGSPPRRAYEDFAHIVPSDMWAGFVPFTTSQIGDDSGPVIGVNLLSGNFEPIHFGIMEAALHDLSASFAVTGELGSGKSYFLKLMAVLVHDMGGQFLAIDRSQVGEWEHFASSIDDAVVIDLSNPSVSLDPLRLFPRRVAGERALDSILPLLDLSPTSGAGAAMGNLLSQKGIEEHGIRSMLDLFHVVRRMRDEGRYGEEYADLAARLGTIVDRMPVLFDPRLPTLRLDAAATVVRSHNLTLPSAEELTTPHLYNRLPLTKRLGTALYELVGVAARDAFLTDNGRFGLLVGDEAHHFTQTQVGGAVTSDFSRDGRKHLAAIGLASHDPATDFQGAAHNLIPNRFVFRQRDETLARNSLEWLGVDLNEAPFLLQVLREETSPPVGQGRQVPEERRGEMFMRDALNRIGRGKILGPAREDRAEAIGSTPEVIRKMVPERQAVS
- a CDS encoding conjugal transfer protein, with the translated sequence MRTKSRSGDSGEVLLRQMAARRRRDNIVVSVLAVLAVLGGGHAVLSWFSTPPKGPSDETTVGIIGRSQLAQSFAREFVVTYLTATTDQQERVAQYVSAGQQITLPSNHRQIADSQVVHAARKVSAGNVEVWSVTVSVQLGGASGAAAAGKDGPTRQYYRVAVSVTDGLRALAIPTLVERPARGGDLALSYSATCAADTPLTQVATGFVKAYLSGNGDLSRYTVLNSEIVAPSPSPFTSVETASVTSDDSGCGTTGSTAHVLATVNAKGAEGGIPTLAYPLTLVRTTGQWQVQSVDPIPALRTPLTIVADQTQGGGAPAQATTTAPSTTVSVPPARQN
- a CDS encoding GAF domain-containing protein, which produces MTIETLSAQEMSVASVGDSAREFAGWQRAIQRLLAKMPACYDAISTTRIAELIQAAREQAEDADVRISTRSGPYVLKVRPVFGPAGDVHAVRLWLGPALSMPPTPGPAVGAIWDLHSQTLQQPSGITRLAGIAPEEYVPRMSIAELFHRISSFDRHAEMLDLLYDPKPGGKMQFDVAVTDGMGRLGQWRITIRVRDDERTRGAWLLIEDITSEHTSPAWPTLERVGLREAHRRAGTHLAVVQLEYTSISHWLTDPAPWIRWDYLFRPIDVFHPDDRARLVELGDRLRTGDTAGVTVRALNYAGGYTPTSLLLYPYPGYSSRPLAIAQMVRVAVDTPVVEPHRNALEPQPTRSPIGYDDQLRHWLSGRMNRSPAC